AGAGATTTAGCAGAAAGATGAAACCGGCAGAAAAATTCGACTGAAGAAGATAGGAGCTGGGAGTTTGGAGTTAGAATTACCGGAAGAACACAGGAGTTGGAGGCAGAAGTTGAAATCACCGCGAAACATGCTAAAAACGCGAAAGCGAAAGACAGGATGGGAAAGTGCCATGGATAATCGGGGGGAGAATCGCAAATCTCAGATTTCAAATTTCAGGCTGGGAAAAAGGATATTCGGGAGACACGGACATAGCCAATCACTAATCGCTAATAGCCGAGGAATTCAAACCGCGAAATACGCGGAATACGCGAAAGCTGAAAGCCAAGAGTTGGAAGAAGACAGGATGGAACAAGTACGAAGAAGGTGAAGGAAATAGCCAATCGCCAAGGAAATTGAACCGGAAAAATATCGGGCGGGACGGCCGGAGATATGCCGGCGGGACCAGCCGGTAGTGGACCCGTCCCGCCCGTGATGCCACATCCTGGTGTGACATCAAGAATGTGCTGCTTTTGACGATGATTGGCTGGAGCGGCGCGGCGCGAATTCCCAGACCGGGCTCATGACGGAGGCATGGACCTCCCGGGCAAAATTCAACATGCCCACAAATCCCGCCAACGGTTCCTTGCGCTCATGATTGTGATCGCAGAAGGCAATGCCCAGCTTGTAGGCGATGGGCCGCTCCTTGACGCCGCCAATAAACAGATCCACTTCCTTCTCCAGGCAAAACTTGGCCAGCTCCAAGGGATTGGAGTCGTCCACGATGATCGTGCCGGGGTCGGCCATTTCCTGAAGTTGCCGGTAATCTTCCTGGTCGCCGGTTTGCGAGCCGACGACGGCGGTTTGCATGCCGATCAGCCGCAAGGCGCGCATCAGGGAAAACGCCTTGAACGCGCCGCCGACGTAAATGGCCGCTTTTTTGCCGGCCAGCTTTTGGCGGTATTGTTGCAGCTTGGGGTAGATATCGGCCACCTCATCGCGCACCAGGTTTTGCGCGTTGGTCAGCAGTTCCGGTTGGCCGCTGAAAAATTTGGCGGCCTCATACAGCGCCGCCGCCATATCCTCAATGCCGAAATAGGAAACGCGCTTGAAGGGAATGCCGTGATCCCGCTCCATCATCTTGGCCAAATGGGTCATGGAACCGGAGCATTGCACCAGGTTCAATTTGGCGCCATGCGCCCGCCGGATATCCTCCACCCGGGCATCCCCCGTGATGCAGGACACCACCTCAATGCCAATGCGCCGATAATATTCGCGGATGATCCACGTCTCACCAGCCAGATTGAAATCACCGAGAATATTAATGCTGCACGGGCTGATGCCCGAGGTGTCGCCAGTGCCCATCAGACGGTAGAGCGCTTCGCACGCGGCGCGGTAGCCATCCTTTTTAGTGCCCTTGAATCCCTCGGAGTTCACCGGCAGCACCGGGATTCCGGTTTTCTCCGCGACCCGGCGGCAGATCGCGCCGACATCATCGCCAATGAGACCGACGATGCAGGTGGAATACACAAAGGCCGCCTTGGGTTTGCAGGCCGCGATCAGTTCCAGCAGGCTTTTTTCCAACTTCTTTTCTCCGCCATAGATGACATCCATCTCCTGGAGATCGGTGGAAAAACTGTTGCGATGCAGTTGGGGGCCGCTCGAAAGCGCTCCGCGAATATCCCAGGTGTAGGCCGCGCATCCGATCGGGCCATGGACCAGGTGCAGCGCATCCGAAATGGGATACAGCACCACGCGCGACCCACAGAACACGCAGGCCCGTTGGCTGACCGAGCCCGCCGCGCTGGCCTTGCCGCACGCAAGGCTCGCCGGCGAAGCGGCCGTTTTGCAAACCACCGAGTTTTCGCGTTCTGGAAGAATGGAGATCATAGGGAAAGCCGAATTCCGAGGACCGAATTCCGAAAGAAGCCCGAAGGCCGAAACCCGAAATTTAAACTTTGAATTTGGGGGATTCGTTGATGCGAAGGATTATTTGAGGCTTCATTCCCCCTCACCCTAGCCCTCTCCCTTGGGGAGAGGGAAGGGCCTAGTGCGGTTTTGGTGTCATTTTTCATACCCCCGGATTTAAATGGCGTAGTAGTGGCATTGGAGTTTAAAATTCAATCTCATCCCGCCACAGCCCGTTTTTCTTTGCCGTGCCTGGCCAGCGAATGCAGACCATGCTCGTTTACCCGTAGCATCATCCACTCTTGCATCTCCTGGGCGCCCAGATTGTGGTAAAAGCGCAGGGCGTTTTCATTCCAACGCAAGGCAATCCATTCGTAACGGCCGCAACCCCGGGCGGCGCCGATGCGCGCCACCGCCTCCATCAGCGCAGTACCCAGACCGCGATGCCGCCAGTCCGGGCGCACATAGACATCCTCCAAAAAGATCCCCGGTTTACCGACAAACGTGGAGTAGGTGAAAAAATACACGGCATACCCCACGGATATGCCCTGCTCCACCGCCAGGAGTGCCGCCGCCACCGGGTGCTTCCCAAAGAGCGCCTCGCGCAACGAGGCGGCGGTCACTTCCAATTGGTCTTCCAGATTCTCAAACGCCGCCAAGGCGCGAATCATGGCCAGCAGATCGGGCAAATCCTTCTCCCCCGCCGGGCGAATGATGAATTGGGCCGCCGTTGAGTGGTTGTCACTATCCTGGAGGGTCGCATTCATTATTGTACGAGTTCAAAGAATTCATCGGGGCACGTGCGATCTTTGTGATCCAGCAGGGCATCGGTGATTTTTTCGGCCAGTCGCAAACCGCCCCGATACCCGACCACCGGGAAGTACCGGTGCCCCATGCGATCCAGCGCGGGGAATCCAAACCGCACGAATGGCAGTTTTTCTGTTCGGGCGATGTACTTGCAATAGCTGTTGCCAATCAGCAAGTCCACCGGCACGTTCTTCATCCATTGATGCATCTCGAACAGATCGCTGTTACACTTGACCATCGCGTCGGGAACTTGGTCCTTGAGAATTTCTTGAACCCGATGTTCAAAGTGATTCCCCGGGGAACCGGTAATGACGTACACCGGTTTCATGTCCAACTCCACGAGGAATTGCACCAGCGAAATCACGTTGTCAGGATCACCCGCCACCGCGACCCGTTTGCCGTGAAAGTATTGATGCATGTCGCCCATGACATCCAGCAACTGGCCGCGCTCGCGCATGATGGATTCCGGCACATCCGCCCCGCCGTAATTGCGCATGGCATGAACGAACCGGTCGGTTTGCGTCAGGCCGATGGGCAGTTCCAGGAAGGCGCATGGCACATTGCATCGCTCATCCAATTCGGTCGCCGCCGGGTGGGAGGCAAAGTGTCCGAGCGCCAGGGTGGCCAGACTGTCTCCCGTAGTTTTGAGTTGTTCCATCGTCACGCCGCCCTTGGGGTACATTTGATAGGCGCCCGTTTGCGGCAGGTCCAGCACATCGCTGGTATCCGGAAACATCACGACCTTCACCCCCATTGCACTGGATAGACGTTTCAGTTCCCGCATATCCGCCGGATCAATAAAACCCGGCACCAGGTTGATTTGATTGCGGGGGTTGCTGGTGCGCTCGGCGAAATACTTCACCATCGCGGTGGTCATGTTGGCAAAACCGGTGATGTGCGAGCCCACAAAACTGGGGGTGTTGCAATGCATCACGACTTTGCCCTTGGGAATGATCCCCTCATCCGTCGCCTTGCGGATCATCATGGGAATATCATCGCCAATGACTTCCGAAAGGCAGGTGGTATGAACGGCGACCACGTCCGGATTATAGAGCGTGAAGATATTGCTCAACGCCTGGGTGAGATTGGCCAGGCCGCCGAAGACCGAGGCGCCTTCGGTAAAGGAACTGGTCGTGGCAACCACCGGTTCCTTGTATTGGCGGGTGAGATGGCTGCGGTGATAGGAGCAGCAACCTTGCGAGCCGTGACTGTGCGGCATGCAACCATGAATGCCCAGGGCCGCATACATGGCCCCGATGGGTTGGCAGGTTTTGGCCGGGTTGATGCGCAGGGCGCTGCGCGGTTTCAGGTCGGCGGTCGTGGCGTCTAACATAATTTGGAGTCCTTTCTGGGTAAATATTTAGGGTTCAGCTTCGACGGCAGCGGGACGGCGGGACCAGGCTTTGGTTTCGCCATTCCGTTTGGTTCCCGTGGTTTTTGACGGATGTACCAGGGCGGCGGTCAATTCCGGGGTTTTCTCCCACGGCGGTACGACAAATTTCCAAACCTTGGTGGACAGCATCCGGTCCACCTCGCGGTAGAAGTTGATCGCACCGGTGAAGGTCGCATACGGCCCACCGTAATCATACGAGTGCAATTGCTTGCAGGGAATGCCCATCTTCTCGATCACAAACTTGTCTTTGATGCCCGAGGCAATCATGTCCGGCTTGTAGAGTTCGATGAGCTTCTCAATTTCATGATGGCTGATGTCGTCAATGATCAAGGTGTTCTTTTTCATCTCGCTCATCATGCCTTCGTAATCATTGAAGGTTAATCCGCCAGCTTTAAGCGCTTCCATTTGTTCGGGGGACTTGCGCAGCCGAAACTTTTCCGGATCGGCTTCCACCTTCAATTCCTCAATGTTGCGGCTGTCGGCATCCACTTTGACGCTCGGCAGAACCCGCCGGCCCTCATAATCGTCCCGGTGCGCAAACTCATATCCCGCGCAGACGATTTCCATGCCGATGTCCTGGTACAGGTCTTGATAATGGTGCGCGCGCGAACCACCCACGAACAGCGCCACCTTCTTGCCTTTGCACCGGGCGGTGACTTCCTCGCGCACTGGCCGCAAGACCGCCAATTCCTGGGCAATGACTTCCTCGACCCGATCCTTGAGTTTCTTGCTTTCAAAAAATCCCGCAATTTTACGCAGGGATTTGGCGGTGGATTCCGCGCCGATGAAATTGACTTTCATCCAGGGAATCCCGAACTTGCGCTCCATCATCTCGGCAATGTAGTTGATGGACCGGTGGCACATCACGGTGTTCAGCGTGGCCGTGT
This genomic stretch from Verrucomicrobiota bacterium harbors:
- the nifE gene encoding nitrogenase iron-molybdenum cofactor biosynthesis protein NifE gives rise to the protein MISILPERENSVVCKTAASPASLACGKASAAGSVSQRACVFCGSRVVLYPISDALHLVHGPIGCAAYTWDIRGALSSGPQLHRNSFSTDLQEMDVIYGGEKKLEKSLLELIAACKPKAAFVYSTCIVGLIGDDVGAICRRVAEKTGIPVLPVNSEGFKGTKKDGYRAACEALYRLMGTGDTSGISPCSINILGDFNLAGETWIIREYYRRIGIEVVSCITGDARVEDIRRAHGAKLNLVQCSGSMTHLAKMMERDHGIPFKRVSYFGIEDMAAALYEAAKFFSGQPELLTNAQNLVRDEVADIYPKLQQYRQKLAGKKAAIYVGGAFKAFSLMRALRLIGMQTAVVGSQTGDQEDYRQLQEMADPGTIIVDDSNPLELAKFCLEKEVDLFIGGVKERPIAYKLGIAFCDHNHERKEPLAGFVGMLNFAREVHASVMSPVWEFAPRRSSQSSSKAAHS
- a CDS encoding GNAT family N-acetyltransferase encodes the protein MNATLQDSDNHSTAAQFIIRPAGEKDLPDLLAMIRALAAFENLEDQLEVTAASLREALFGKHPVAAALLAVEQGISVGYAVYFFTYSTFVGKPGIFLEDVYVRPDWRHRGLGTALMEAVARIGAARGCGRYEWIALRWNENALRFYHNLGAQEMQEWMMLRVNEHGLHSLARHGKEKRAVAG
- the nifK gene encoding nitrogenase molybdenum-iron protein subunit beta, yielding MLDATTADLKPRSALRINPAKTCQPIGAMYAALGIHGCMPHSHGSQGCCSYHRSHLTRQYKEPVVATTSSFTEGASVFGGLANLTQALSNIFTLYNPDVVAVHTTCLSEVIGDDIPMMIRKATDEGIIPKGKVVMHCNTPSFVGSHITGFANMTTAMVKYFAERTSNPRNQINLVPGFIDPADMRELKRLSSAMGVKVVMFPDTSDVLDLPQTGAYQMYPKGGVTMEQLKTTGDSLATLALGHFASHPAATELDERCNVPCAFLELPIGLTQTDRFVHAMRNYGGADVPESIMRERGQLLDVMGDMHQYFHGKRVAVAGDPDNVISLVQFLVELDMKPVYVITGSPGNHFEHRVQEILKDQVPDAMVKCNSDLFEMHQWMKNVPVDLLIGNSYCKYIARTEKLPFVRFGFPALDRMGHRYFPVVGYRGGLRLAEKITDALLDHKDRTCPDEFFELVQ
- the nifD gene encoding nitrogenase molybdenum-iron protein alpha chain → MDTSATNPINPPPDPVAAREEMLKAYPPKTRKKRQKQIVINDPEAPPEIAANTRTVPGIMTQRGCTYAGCRGVVMGPIYDLLQITHGPIGCGYYAWMTRRNLARPKEGEANYMQYCMSTDMQEDQIVFGGEKKLKQAIQEAYDIFKPKAIAILATCPVGLIGDDIHQVAREMKEKLGINIIAFSCEGYKGVSQSAGHHIANNGVFKHIIGLNDTPDEAEFNINILGEYNIGGDAWEIDTLLRKCGIHITSTLSGDVSYEQVSKAHTATLNTVMCHRSINYIAEMMERKFGIPWMKVNFIGAESTAKSLRKIAGFFESKKLKDRVEEVIAQELAVLRPVREEVTARCKGKKVALFVGGSRAHHYQDLYQDIGMEIVCAGYEFAHRDDYEGRRVLPSVKVDADSRNIEELKVEADPEKFRLRKSPEQMEALKAGGLTFNDYEGMMSEMKKNTLIIDDISHHEIEKLIELYKPDMIASGIKDKFVIEKMGIPCKQLHSYDYGGPYATFTGAINFYREVDRMLSTKVWKFVVPPWEKTPELTAALVHPSKTTGTKRNGETKAWSRRPAAVEAEP